From the Chaetodon auriga isolate fChaAug3 chromosome 17, fChaAug3.hap1, whole genome shotgun sequence genome, the window CTATCAGGCCGTAAATGTCTGTCTGGATCCGGGTTCCTGGCTGGTCCACAGTCCTCATCATcagcttctgttttcatctcttcagtgagtctctgatgaagctgtgaggactgaggtttctcttcatcctcttcttcactcttaaCGGGACTGAATATGAACTTGGTGACATCGGCCTCCTCCAGTCCTTgaagctgctcttcctccctcccgATCCAgacttcctcctgctcctctttaaTGAGTGGGGGCTCTGGGTCCTCCTGCTTTGCCCCCCTGTGGACCTCTGTATTGACCCCCGTGTGTTGGCTCAGACCTCCTCTTTCTGTAACGTGCTCCTCACACACTGAGCGACTGAACAGTTTCTCTCCTGGATGATTTCCTCTGTGGATCTTCAGAAGGTGACACGTTGCATCACTGTCAGAGACTTGATTCTGTTCCAGAGAGCTCAAACCTGACTGAggctccctgctctcctccccgTCACCAACACTGACTTCAGTCTCAGGTTCAGAGGAGTCTTCAGTCTGGTCTTCAGTATCAGGTTTATCTGGATCTGAGTTCCTGGCTGGTTCTGGGCGTCCACAGTCTTCTACATTAGCTCCTGTTTCCATCTGTTCAGCCTCTCCGTTCTCCTCAGTCTGGCTTTGTTGAAGCTGTGAGGACTCGCCAGCACACTGATGGTCGTTGAGCTGATAAAGCCGAGCGAATCCTCTGTCGGAAACATTGCACCTGTAGATTTTCTCCTTGGCGTGGACTTCCATGTGTTTTGTCAGATATCTTCTCCAGGCAAATTCTTTACCACAAATAGAGCAACTAAACTGAGTTTGTCTTGTGTGGATTCTCATGTGTTTCACTAAAGACTCGCTGTCAATAAAACCTGTGTGACAAACTGAGCAGCAAAAAGGTTTTTCCCCTGAGTGACACGACATGTGAAAACTTAAACTTTCACACCTGGCAAAAGCTTTACCACAAACTGAGCAACTAAATGGTTTCTCTCCTGCATGAATTCTCATGTGTACCTGCAGAAGGTGCTCATCGCCGAATCCTTCACCatcctgagagcagctgaacaaTCTGTGGGCCGTCATCTGTTCCACAGTTctgctctgatgaagctgtgaagACTCACAGTCACATTTGTGGCTCATGAGCTCCGACTCTGAAGCAAACGTTTTCTCACAAACAATACAAGTGGGTGGTTTCTCTCCTATATGGACAGATATGTGTCTCGTCAGATATCCTCCTGTGGCAAATCCTTTGCCACAAAATAAGCAGCTGAacggtttctctcctgtgtgacATCTCGGCAGAGTGGGACTGTGCTCAGATCTGATGTGATGTGCAGAGCCGAAAGCTTTCTTCTCAGGATTAGATGCTGGAACACCAACAAAGACTTGTTCGTTTTTCAGATGGTTTAGACCCGACTGATGTCTGCAGATATCGATGTTAACGCCTACACGTGTCTTGGGTTCAGTTTCACTTGTATCATCAGAGGAGTTCGGTGGTTTCTTGCCTGTATTACATCCATCGTTTCCAGAGACTTTTTTAGTTCTCCGATAGGTGAAACCTGACTGATGTTTCCTGGTCTCTTTCCAAAAATCAATGTCAACACTGTCATCAGTTTCAAAAGACAACTTGGTCTCTTTATCAGTATCTGCTTTGAAATGTTTATACGGATTCAGGTTCTTGACTGGTTCTGATCCTCCACAGTCCTTTCCATTAAAGCCACTTCTTCTTTGCTGCGAGGACTCACCGAGacacttgtgttttttgatCTGAAACTGCCAGAAGAAtcttctcccacactcactgcagctgaaggGTTTTACCCCCGAGTGAACTGCCATGTGCTGCGTCATAATCCCTCTTTGCGAAAACCTTTTCCCGCACACAGTGCAACTGTATGGTTTTTCTCCTGTGTGAGTTCTCATGTGGATCTCTAGGTGGGAACTAAACTGCCGTTTCTTCCCACAAACAGTGCAGGTGAACAGTTTCTTGCCTTTATGCATTCTGATGTGGGTCATCAGAAGGTAATTGTTAGGAAACGTTGCATCACATTCAGAGCAGCTGAGCGGTTTCTTGCGTTTGTCGTTTCGGCTTCGGTGATGCTGCGATGGGACACTTGCACACTTGTGGATTTTGAGCTGTGACGTCCCTCTGAATCTTTTGCcacagtcactgcagctgaACGGTTTCACCCCTGAGTGAGTGGCCATGTGGTACGTTAGAGCTCCTTTGTGTCTGTAAGTTTTCCCACAAACCGAGCAGATGTACGGTCTCTCTCCGGTGTGCGTCTTCAGGTGGTAGTCCAGACCTGCTTTCTGAGTAAACCTTTTACTACACAGAGAGCAACTGAAGGGTTTCACTCCTGTGTGAGTTCTCATGTGTATATTCAGAttccctctgtgtttgaagGTTTTTCCGCACACAGAGCAGCGACATGATTTTCTCTCACCGTCCTTCCAGTCTTCATCACAACCGTCACTCTCAGGTTCAGAAAAGTCTGAGGCCTTGTCTTCAGTATCAGGTCTGTCTGGATCTGGGTTTCTGTCTGGTCctggtcctccacagtcctctccatcagatcctgtcttcatctgttcagtttgtctctgatgaagctgtgaggactgaggttCCTCTTCATCaacctcttcttcactcttcacaggGACACTGACTGTGAACTTAGTGATAtcggcctcctccagctctccaagctgctctccctcctgattggtccacagttgctcctgttcctctttaatgcGTGGGGGCTCTGGGgggtcctcctggtccagactggacctccactcctgctgctcaggaggatcctcttctttcttcacCGACAGCTGCTGGACGTCTGTGGAGGatcatgaaacacaaacactcattatGGACGtccaaagacaaacagagataCAGCTGCTAACCctaaatacaacacaaacacttgtcAATAGGCCTGAGAACCAGCAGACCACATCGGAGGTTCAAAGTCCTGGTGTCATTCTGGACTCTGACTTGAACTTTGACACTCACATTAACAAAATGACCATTTTTCCACCGAAGAAATGTCGTCAAAGGAAGGTCGATCTGACAGATTTGTACACCGAGTTCAGAACTGCCACCAGACCAGAAAAGAGAGCATGAGTCCACtttgagctgctctgcactgccccccatttctgtgtttatgtgttaaTATCCTGTGACCTTCATTGAAAGCTCTTATCAACCAATGAGAGCTCTCTGGTCCTCGAccaatgctgctgtttttaactCTTCTTATTCAGGTGAGCCTGCAGGTAAAGAGTtacactttctatgaagaccacatctGTGGGGGTCGCACCTAAGAAGACCTCATACACAACAACCGACACACAATGCAAAGtccagagagcagacagaaacTTTCATCAGGTGCGAGCTGGtctggctaacgttagcttagcatcagcTCCCTGCAACATTAGCACAGCAGTAAACTAAACAAACCTGCTCTTCGCAGCTTTATTTCAGGCTTTAAAAGCACATCCAGCAGTTTTCTCTGGCGGTCCATCTCCTTTTCAAATCCACAAATTGTTTCCTCAAAATATCCAATCAGATCTTCTCGAGCCGCAGTCAGCAGCTGCCATTTGAAGAAATCTTTATGCTCCTGAAACACGGACATTTCGGTGATATCGGCCTTCAGCCCATcaagctgctctccctcctgattggtccacagttcctcctgctcctctttaaTGAGTGGGGGCTCTGGGgggtcctcctggtccagactggaTCTCCAGTCCTGCTGCTCAGGAGGATCCTCTTCTCGACTCACCGACAGCTGCTGGACgtctgcaggaaacaggaaacaggaaacacaaacagagacatttTCGATTATACCTCAACTTCTTCCTTCACATCTGTTTTGGAATCttaatattttttctttgttcagtgaaaacagtcaaatcgtgtttttcattatttttgtaacACTGTCGCCGTGAAAAACGACAACATAATGACAAACTTCAGCTCTTAGTGTCCTCCTCGACGGTCCTCAGCGTCTTCAGGGAGAATCAAAGAATCTAGAAGAACAACGTCGACGATCAATTGATCGACTGACCAACTGATCGATCAATTGGTTGATTGTTGGAGATTTGGGCTCGAAGCTGTAGGCTTCTCTTTGTGTACGGTGTGAAATGTCTGCGCTGCCTTTAAGCTGACTGATCGACCAGCAAACCGATCATCTGAACTGTTTCcgttctcttttttcttttttgacactTTCCTTCTTGTTTCAGCGGCAGGTCGCTCCTGCTGGCGGTTTCACCTgttctctggtctttagattTGTCTTGATGTTGTTCTTGTTTGCTGACTCTAAATAACTTTGGTTGTTGTCTTTAAAGTGTCGTTGTTTTGACTTCAGACAGACGAAGCGTCGCTGTGGACGATGACGAGGTCTGAAGAAAGAATAAAGTAGATTTTTAGTCAAAATGAAGTTTTCTCTGTATCaatgtgtctgtcagtggaTAATGTAGAGACACGCTGTCTTCACTCAGGGACTGTTCGTCCAGAGGAGGCCggaggacggacagagagcttcatcacacggAGCAACGAccatcacctgaagatcaacatcagctcaaccaatcagcttctgctggacGACGCTTCAAACGTGGACGTTAACGATAATTTAGAACATTTATTCAAAGACTTCGTCATGATGATAAAATCCACAGATACAAGAAATATTTCTAGATTATCAGTATCATCGTGTGATTTTTATTGGCTCGGTCAAATGTGACAAAGGGTCGCTGAGATGTGACAGTTTGTCCTTTTTGGCCGCAGCAGGCACCAGTACTGAGTCAGTTTGAGCCTTTCGTGGAGGGAAAGAACGTCGCTGTGAAGGAAACGGCTCATCCTGCTCATAAAGCTAAAGCCGATCAATCATGCAGCAGTTTCGATCAGCTAACTcagtaaccatggcaacaggtATAAACACTCTCTGACCGATATCTGTGCgacagcagctgaggctcatgggtaatgTAGCATCCAGAAGGACACCGGCAGCGTCACAGCccgcagctcctcctcttcagcacaGAGGAAGGTTTCTCCGACGCCTGAAGAACGACGACGTGTCTGATCTGCTGAAGGAGCCTCGAGGCGTTGACGCGCTCGGTTTGGTGGCGGTCTCTCGGCCCACGATCACTGCACATCGCTCGGATGAACTCATACTTAAGATGACCTTCTGACCACCATGTTTTTTaccttgttttgtttctgctgttcgTATTGTTCAGATGTGATCGTTGCTGCAGAGACGTACGGAGGCACAGAAATGGGCAACCTTTTACTCGAATACGTGGATTATATCCTCTCATTACTATTGTTTACTTactcttattttttttacttacttattcattttgtattttttctttattcatttattattttgcctagttttttgtcttcctgtatTTGTGTCGACAGTTCATCTAAAAGTTGAAACTCaataaacattcattcatcttctttacccgcgcatcccatttcagggttgcggggggctggagcctatcccagctagcaatgggcgagaggcggggtacaccctgaaccagccgatcgcagggctacatacacagacacacagacagacaactcacacactcacactcacacctacggacaatttagaaaccaattaacctaccgagcatgtttttggtctgtgggaggaagccggagtgcccggagagaacccacgcatgcacgggaagaacatgcaaacttcacacagaaaggccctgcccgacccagggttcgaaccagcaaccttcttgctgtgaggcacacgcactacctgctgcgccaccgtgccgcccctcAATAAACatattggttaaaaaaaaaagcgaaaCAGAGGATGGATGGtctggctaacgttagcttagcatcagcTCCCTGCAACATAAGCACAGCAGTAAACTAAACAAACCTGCTCTTCGCAGCTTTATTTCAGGCTTTAAAAGCACATCCAGCAGTTTTCTCTGGCGGTCCATCTCCTTTTCAAATCCACAAATTGTTTCCTCAAAATATCCAATCAGATCTTCTCGAGCCGCAGTCAGCAGCTGCCGTTTGAAGAAATCTTTATGCTCCTGAAACACGGACATTTTAGTGATATCGGCCTCCAGCCCTccaagctgctctccctcctgattggtccacagctcttcctgctcctctttaaTGAGTGGGGGCTCTGGGGGGTCCTCCTGGTCCTGGATCCTCGTCTTGACTCACCGACAGCTGCTGGACGTCTgtggaagaaaaggaaatcAGAGTTAAAGCTTGaaatactgatgtttttttaaaggccAAGAATTTGCTGGATGAACATTAATTCCTAGAAAATGTTGTGTAGCTCGATGTCACAGTATTTCAATATAAATGTACAATAATTAACATCTGCTGAGAGATTTAATTATGGAGGCCAGACTTCAAGACATCTGGACAAAAACTAGTTGAACTACTTGGCTCAGTTTTCTCGGCTGCTCCTCGATGAGCCGACAGAAGAACTTTtcaaaaatcttttaaaaactgtttgtgAAGAATTTAAAGTAGTTTGTCTCTGGTGTTGGTTTTCCCTCTCATGGATGTCGTGCACAAAAACAGAGATTTGAAGAGTTAATTTTCAGAGGGAATCgtcaaaagtgttttttttttatgtctgctCTCCAATCAGATTCAGGTTTCCTCATCGTCTCACCGTCGAGTAATTCCCGCGACTCAGACGTGACACACGTGACGCATCACACGGACAAACTCCACCtctctgatgttgttgaagtgcaACCAAAATAATCTGTAAATCAAGATGTCATCACACGTTTTagaaggcttttattttgaaatccaaCATCAGAGGATgacctctgctgtctttctgaAGTCTGACTGATTCTTTCTCATTAAGTGTGATTAATTATTCACACGATTAAAATGACAATCACATTCATGActgacacttttattttgaaaatcagctCTTACATCATGTTCAGTCTATACGTTCCGCAGAACAACGTGAGCTCGGCTAGCTTGACTGTTCTTAGAATTAGAGACGAACTTGACTGCAGGACTGAGATGTAGTGAAGTCTGAGTCTTCATACAGTaccagaaaatgaaaactcaagtacaagtacctcgaAGTTGTACTCCACTAAATATACTCTGTTGCGTTCCATCACTGTTTTTCACAAATAAAATGACGCAATGACGTCAACAATAACCAATAAACAAAACgagagaacaaaaagaaagtTTTAGCAGGAGCTAGCTGCGGCTAACAGGCAGACTATGGAGCGTTTAGCTAACGTTTGTTTAGCCTCATTAGCAGAGcttcaaacatgttttcaggtgAAAGAAAACAAGCCTCGCAGCCTTtaaacacatccagcagttttCATGTCAGTCGATCTGCTTTTCATACCCGGATATTGTTGACGCCAAATGTCCAATCAGATCTTCTCGAGCCGCAGTTTGAAGAAATGTTTCTGCCCCTGAAATCTGGACATTTTCCTCtgatcaaacaaacactgacgaCGAGGACTCAAACACGTTTGCTCTGCTCGTCGAGGACAGCAGCTCGTCCAGGCATGCTAACTGTTCTCCGCCGGAAGGAACGACACccggaaacacaaacacaacttccGCTACACGCCTCTGACCTTCAGAATAAAAGGTTGATAGTTTGGGAAAATAATTGAAATACAATACATTTATTcttattacatttattatttattgtcatATGGTGGAAGGTAACAAAGTATATTTACTCTAGTGGTGTAATTAAGAACAAATTTACTTTAGCATTTCCAGTTAATGCTACTTTCAactttactccattacatttgtctgacagcactagttactcttcagattccttcctgtccagtgaaaagcttgtatgaaggatgaagagttccttcatgtcttcttcagctcagaaaactctttaaaaagcctcttggattagctgaAAAtacatcgtcacaaagctgaaaacagcctgtttagAGCTGCTCAGTCTTCAGCAACAGGTACAGACAAAAGGGGCTTTTGACAAAATTTCCCATCTTGAATTTagctaaaaacacaaatctTGTGTTGCCTTCATTAACAGAACTGTGACAGGTAGCAGGAGGTCGAGCTACAGGTAGATCAACGactatttacaaaaatcagaaGCTTACTGGATGCTGAGGCTGGAAGGTGGACAGGTGACACAAACTGCAACAAAGCAACAAGGACGGACTCTGAATGGGAATGAGGTGATGAGGCAGTggagacaggtgagcaggtgggcaGCGCAATCCAGGTGAGTGAGACGAGAGAGTCAGAAGACATCTGGTGGACAGGACGAGAATGATGAGGCTGaatggagggacagagaggctcTTCATGCTTCcttttttcacttcattaaaTCCGAGTGAATCAGATGCTGTTAATTGAGATTAttgacaaaaaaatgtaaatgagctgtttgtttgaattCATAAAACACATCGTGTCGACCTTACAGaacagaaaccaacaaaaagATTTAAGGTCCATCaagaaacaagaggaaagagaagaggaggaacagagacCTTATTTATCATAATCACAAACCAGGCATCccataataaaagacaagacTGACGGAGTGATCCGTCAAAAGGCCTCAGATTTGGGTTCTTAAACTGACGACACTGAagacgtgcacacgcacacgtttAACTGACGGATCTGcgtttctttcactttcttccaAAGTTACATGACGAACAGACGAGCTGatgaaacaagaagaaactgTGACGACGGCGAGTTCACTGACTGTAAatgaggtaaaaaaaagaaagcccAGAAAACAGTTCATTAGATGTTTATTTAAGGATAAAAGAAGTGAATCAAATGAAGGCTGTCCACTCTGTCAGTCCACTTTCAATAGAAATTCAAGTTCACACAACTCATATGAAACATGAGGCGTCGTCAGCGTGTTCACGCAGTCAAGACGAGTCTGGAGTTCAGTCGGCTTCTCACCTCGACTGAAACCAAACACCAAGGATTTACTGAAACTCACCTTTAGAATAATACGTACGTGATCTGAATATCCAGAAATACGTAATAATTGCTGTTAAAACTAAGAGTGACGTGTGATATTCAGCCATGACTTAGTGACGATtagaggaggatgatggagtTTCTTCTCCATAAAAGAGCTAAAAACCACAGCAACaatcagagcagcacctcctcctcctcctcctcctcgtcaccTGATCTCATCCCGACTGAACGCTCAAAGTGAAACGTATTGAAGGCTGAACGCGCAGCAGATTAACGATGACTTTGTGGAGTTTCATGGTTAGAAACTAGAACCTGCCTCAGTGTC encodes:
- the LOC143335306 gene encoding uncharacterized protein LOC143335306, with translation MDRYQKLLGVNLKAETKLRGEALPSDVRKVIVGEEEQQDWRLSLDQEEPPELPHIKEEQEELWTNQEADISKFTLSVPVKSEEEVDEEKPQSSQLHQRQTEQMKTESDGEDCGGPGPDRPVDPDEKPSDSSETEVSDGDWEENSGAPSVLTSGKASDVALGDFNCNTVERSFSCSECGQRFGRKPHLNAHMRIHTGEKPFSCSFCGKRFSQKGNSISHMRLHTGEKPFSCSVCKKRFRYSGDVSRHMKIHTGKKTFSVSSRNIHPGPEPARSSDPDGHLQSVTQDEPLEPEAEAEASDGGWKQSRELESGLNSVKHDEVSVGDLRCNSDKESFSCSECGRTFCRRDHLMSHMRTHTGEKPFSCSVCQKRFSCSGNILAHMRIHTGEKPFECSFCGKSFSQKGTLQLHMRIHTGEKPFSCPFCEKRFAHKRRMTLHMSVHTEEKRFSCSACGRRFTWYTQLRTHKCVGESSQICQNQSEKKASAKETFSCSECGKKFSLKGNLKTHMRIHTGEKPFSCSVCGKSFKQNIHLTEHMTIHTGEKLYKCSVCGKGFNKKLLVKNHSCVKTRIQDQEDPPEPPLIKEEQEELWTNQEGEQLGGLEADITKMSVFQEHKDFFKRQLLTAAREDLIGYFEETICGFEKEMDRQRKLLDVLLKPEIKLRRADVQQLSVSREEDPPEQQDWRSSLDQEDPPEPPLIKEEQEELWTNQEGEQLDGLKADITEMSVFQEHKDFFKWQLLTAAREDLIGYFEETICGFEKEMDRQRKLLDVLLKPEIKLRRADVQQLSVKKEEDPPEQQEWRSSLDQEDPPEPPRIKEEQEQLWTNQEGEQLGELEEADITKFTVSVPVKSEEEVDEEEPQSSQLHQRQTEQMKTGSDGEDCGGPGPDRNPDPDRPDTEDKASDFSEPESDGCDEDWKDGERKSCRCSVCGKTFKHRGNLNIHMRTHTGVKPFSCSLCSKRFTQKAGLDYHLKTHTGERPYICSVCGKTYRHKGALTYHMATHSGVKPFSCSDCGKRFRGTSQLKIHKCASVPSQHHRSRNDKRKKPLSCSECDATFPNNYLLMTHIRMHKGKKLFTCTVCGKKRQFSSHLEIHMRTHTGEKPYSCTVCGKRFSQRGIMTQHMAVHSGVKPFSCSECGRRFFWQFQIKKHKCLGESSQQRRSGFNGKDCGGSEPVKNLNPYKHFKADTDKETKLSFETDDSVDIDFWKETRKHQSGFTYRRTKKVSGNDGCNTGKKPPNSSDDTSETEPKTRVGVNIDICRHQSGLNHLKNEQVFVGVPASNPEKKAFGSAHHIRSEHSPTLPRCHTGEKPFSCLFCGKGFATGGYLTRHISVHIGEKPPTCIVCEKTFASESELMSHKCDCESSQLHQSRTVEQMTAHRLFSCSQDGEGFGDEHLLQVHMRIHAGEKPFSCSVCGKAFARCESLSFHMSCHSGEKPFCCSVCHTGFIDSESLVKHMRIHTRQTQFSCSICGKEFAWRRYLTKHMEVHAKEKIYRCNVSDRGFARLYQLNDHQCAGESSQLQQSQTEENGEAEQMETGANVEDCGRPEPARNSDPDKPDTEDQTEDSSEPETEVSVGDGEESREPQSGLSSLEQNQVSDSDATCHLLKIHRGNHPGEKLFSRSVCEEHVTERGGLSQHTGVNTEVHRGAKQEDPEPPLIKEEQEEVWIGREEEQLQGLEEADVTKFIFSPVKSEEEDEEKPQSSQLHQRLTEEMKTEADDEDCGPARNPDPDRHLRPDSDDSVDSDFWKETRERPCTLTNDEVSESVVGCDSLSFPDQKASESPEAESDDSVDSDFWKDDRKPQEARKKPYGCSECGKRFLYIHHMKNHMKLHTGKRAAFFCSVCGQVCLYKSHLKIHMRTHTGEKPFICPVCGKKYAHKASMQSHMGVHTVEKQYTCSACQKSFAWYTELKYHECDGGSSCEAPS